The Besnoitia besnoiti strain Bb-Ger1 chromosome IV, whole genome shotgun sequence genome contains a region encoding:
- a CDS encoding hypothetical protein (encoded by transcript BESB_056100), with protein MQRRKPFFRFPFFSKFLSVDAAEEDFGAAREQKAPGAGRLPHARRKSCPAVDAPSALDLSAEASPALFHAAAAALSVLPPPSAALAASAPAADFNNGEGSPSTSAPAESARPGAAPAAGEGEGALAAPSASFGAGGGKAAEAAEAAEAGGPPDDKAEKASGAPVPKKSDLKKAFLSCALLGRGSSTSRSPAPSPQHEEEEEAKERREQSDGFYPGLAGGWGVAEGIEEKFLGDYEVLGEIALKKKSSLWLCKRRADLPLPAPSPAPATSPLAEAPLGDPQASAGEEGEQKEEAKKTDAQGEGEEAAVAGERSGEPSRAAASAGNASSPPAVAEAGSASSSPVKLFAIKEIQKSLVVTQKQAEHLWNERTLLEEISRFPEVQCSVHRLHETFKSPSSLFFVFEAVLGGPLHRHVRFEGGFHVDRVRWYSAELVLILEALHSHDILYRDLQASNVMLADDGRIKLVDFGLAKRLSIAAEGAEGTAESAALPPLLKRTHSYCGTLHAMAPEVIAQAHHHHHGAAAPPSRPAHAVHAASASSPSSPTRREESRFSKMLAFPAMGRSDHSHHSHHSHHSHHAPCAFGGSVSASGSAGGGRLPSSAAPARPTPSSSSYVHAREFSGGRASRPPLAARRSGGGGSRTRAQSHDVEPRAPRREDFRKREEDARHVSAGDAFGREDQVGPGYSFPADWWSLGVAIFEMLYNTVPFGYHDYDNERSRPICELAKRSPSSVLFPRDRRVPDQAKDLILRLLQADPDVRLGRNGAEEVKRHPFFSTINWQLLDRIRQAPTVPPELRHFVPEIEKGLGLTHFIEGKKETPKSEGDPFADF; from the exons ATGCAGCGCCGCAAGCCGTTCTTCCGCTTCCCCTTTTTCTCAAAGTTCCTCTcggtcgacgccgcggaggaggacttcggcgcggcgcgcgagcagaaggcgccgggGGCCGGCCGActgccgcacgcgcggcggaagagctGTCCAGCGGTGgacgcgccttccgctctGGATCTGAGTGCcgaggcctcgccggcgctcttccacgcggcggcggcggcgctgtcaGTCCTCCCGCCACCCTCCGCAGCccttgccgcctccgcgcccgccgcagactTCAACAACGGCGAGGGCTCCCCCTCGACGAGTGCGCCtgccgagagcgcgaggcctggcgctgctcccgccgcgggcgagggcgagggcgcgctcgccgcgccgagcgcctcctttggggcgggaggcggcaaggcggcagaggcggctgaggcggctgaggcgggCGGTCCGCCCGACGacaaggcggagaaggcgtcaGGCGCGCCAGTCCCGAAGAAGTCAGACCTGAAGAAGGCGTTCCTTTCGTGCGCGTTGCTGGGCAGAGGCTCGTCgacctcgcgctcgcccgcgccgtcgccgcagcatgaggaggaggaggaggcgaaggagcggcGGGAGCAGAGTGACGGGTTCTATCCTGGGCTGGCTGGCGGCTggggcgtcgcagagggcaTCGAAGAGAAGTTCCTGGGCGACTACGAAGTCCTCGGCGAAATCGCTCTGAAGAAAAAATCCAGTCTCTGGCTGTGCAAACGCCGCGCGGATCTGCCTCtccccgcgccgtcgccggcgcccgcgacctcgcccctcgcggaggcgccgctcggcgacccgcaggcgagcgcgggggaggaaggcgagcagaaggaggaagcgaagaagaccgacgcgcagggcgaaggcgaggaggcggccgtcgcgggcgagcgcagcggcgagccatcccgcgccgcggcctctgctgggaacgcctcttctccgccggcggtCGCTGAGGCGGggtcggcgtcgtcttcgcctgtgAAGCTGTTTGCGATTAAGGAGATTCAGAAGTCGTTGGTGGTTACGCAGAAGCAGGCGGAGCATCTGTGGAACGAGCGGACGTTGCTGGAGGAGATCTCGCGCTTTCCCGAAGTGCAGTGCAGCGTGCACAGACTGCACGAGACGTTCaagtcgccctcctcgctctttttcgtcttcgaggCAGTTCTCGGCGGGCCGCTGCACAGGCACGTTCGCTTCGAGGGCGGCTTCCACGTCGACCGCGTGCGCTGGTATTCTGCGGAGCTCGTCCTCatcctcgaggcgctgcacagCCACGACATTCTGTACCGCGACCTGCAGGCCTCCAACGTGATGCTCGCCGACGACGGTCGCATCAAGCTCGTCGACTTCGGCCTCGCCAAGCGGCTCTCcatcgccgcggagggcgccgagggcaCGGCGgagtccgccgcgctgccgccgcttctcaAGCGGACGCACTCGTACTGTGGGACACTCCACGCCATGGCGCCAGAGGTCATCGCCCAGGCGCATCACCATCaccacggcgccgcggcgcctcccagTCGTCCGGCGCACGCCGTGCATGcggcctcggcctcctcgccctcctcgcccacgcgccgcgaggagagccgCTTCAGCAAGATGCTCGCCTTCCCCGCCATGGGGCGATCTGATCACTCGCATCACTCTCATCACTCGCACCACTCTCATCACGCGCCGTGTGCGTTTGGCGGTTCAGTGAGCGCAAGCGGctcggcggggggcgggcgctTGCCTTCgagtgcggcgcctgcgcggcctaCGCCCTCGAGCTCTTCGTAcgtccacgcgcgcgagttcagcggcgggcgcgcgagtcgaccgcccctggcggcgcgccgaagcggcggaggggggagTCGGAcccgcgcgcagagccaCGACGTGGaaccccgcgcgccgcgccgcgaggacttccggaagcgcgaagaagacgcccgccacgtctccgccggcgacgcgtttGGCCGCGAAGATCAAGTCGGCCCTGGCTACTCGTTCCCTGCCGACTGGTGGTCCCTTGGCGTCGCCATCTTCGAGATGCTTTACAA CACTGTGCCCTTCGGCTACCACGACTACGACAACGAACG GTCGCGGCCGATCTGCGAGTTGGCGAAGCGAAGCCCCTCGAGCGTCCTCTTTCCGCGGGATCGACGGGTGCCTGACCAGGCGAAGGACTTGATTTTGAGGCTCCTGCAA GCCGATCCGGACGTGCGTTTGGGCCGCAATGGCGCAGAAGAAGTGAAGCGGCATCCGTTCTTCTCGACGATCAATTGGCAACTTCTCGACCGCATTCGGCAGGCCCCGACCGTCCCGCCGGAGCTGCGGCACTTCGTCCCCGAAATCGAAAAAGGCCTCGGCCTCACGCACTTCATCGAAGGAAAAAAGGAAACGCCG AAATCGGAGGGAGATCCGTTCGCGGACTTctga
- a CDS encoding NAC domain-containing protein (encoded by transcript BESB_056110), protein MTAVEEQKHLSASSDSDSDEECPNLEEENAQEEGSPEGRSKQSRNEKKARKAVLRHGMKHMPGVVRVLIRKSKHIVFVVPKPDVYKSLASDTYVIFGEAKIEDLNSQAHSAAAQRFTQAANAPFAFNGPEGAATSADAAAKKEEAEAPVDETGVDPKDVDLVMSQVDCSRAKAIAALKANNNDIVEAIMELTSH, encoded by the exons ATGACGGCCGTCGAAGAGCAGAAGcacctctctgcctcctcggacagcgacagcgacgaggagtgCCCCAACTtggaagaggaaaacgccCAGGAGGAAGGATCCCCCGAGGGGCGTAGCAAGCAGAGCCGCAACGAGAAGAAAGCCCGCAAGGCCGTTCTCCGCCACGGCATGAAGCACATGCCCGGCGTTGTGCGGGTTCTCATCCGCAAGAGCAAGCAC ATCGTCTTTGTCGTCCCCAAGCCTGACGTCTACAAGAGCTTGGCCTCCGACACCTACGTCATCttcggcgaggcgaagatcGAGGACCTGAACAGCCAGGCTCACT ccgctgccgcgcagcgcttcACACAGGCGGCGAACGCACCGTTCGCGTTCAACGGTccagagggcgcggcgaccagcgccgacgcggcggcgaagaaggaagaggctGAGGCTCCGGTTGACGAGACGGGCGTCGATCCGAAGGACGTGGATCTGGTCATGTCTCAGGTCGACTGCTCCCGCGCGAAGGCCATtgcggcgctgaaggcgaaCAATAACGACATCGTGGAGGCCATCATGGAGCTGACAAGTCATTAA